The window GGAAAGCGGAACGGCGTGTTCCTGGCGCGCCTTCATCTTGTGGGCGGCAATGCGCCAGACAGCGCCCTCGAGGTCGATCTCGCTCCACTCCGCCTTCCGCAGCTCCCCAGGCCTGACAAACACATGCGGCGACAGGGACAGGGCGATTTGCGTCGTCATGCCGCCGCGATAGCCGTCGATGGCCCTGAGAAGCTCACCGACCTGTTTGGGTTCCAGGATCGCAGCAAGGTGCTTGGGCTTTGGCGCGGTCAGCGCGCCGCGAAGATCGCGAGTCGGATCAGCGGGCACGAGTTGATTGGCCACCGCAAAGCGGAAAACCTGACCTATGAACTCAAGGGTTCGGCGAGCGCTTTCAAGCTTTCCCTTGGCCTCAATCGGCCTGACGGCCTGCAGCACGTCGATGGGCTGGATTTCCGAAATCGGCCGATTGCCAAGGCTAGGGCTGACCAGTTTCAGGAACCAGGCGCGTTTTGCCAGGGTCGCCTCTGCTAGTCCCTCTCGACGATTCTTCTCGATGCAGTCACGGGCGACCACCGCAAAGGTCTGAACGGCGGCAGATTTCGCCGCCTGCTTGGCCTGCTGCTTTTTGAGTGCGGGATCGACGCCGTCGGCCTGTTGCCCTCTCGCCTCGTCACGGCGCGCACGCGCCATCTTCAGGCTGACCTCCGGATAGGCCCCAAACGACAAAAGCTTCTCAATTCGCTTTGGTTGGCCGCTGTCATCGACGCCGTTGACGCGAAATTTCATGCGCCAGAGCAACCCGCCCGATGGCGAAACGAGAAGAAACAGGCCCTTTTCGTCGGCGAGCTTGTAGGCCTTGGCCTGGGGCTTGGCCGCCCGGATCGCTGTATCGGTCAGGGCCATTTGGGGGTATCTCGTTTTGTCGCCTTGGGAGTACCCCCAGAAAAACCCCCGTTGAGGTACGACTGCGGGCAAACGTCGGCGATCAACAGCGACCGCTGAAGTGAGAATATCCTTGTTTTTGTTGGGTTTGTCTACACACCGGCGACCGGTGGCGAACAGGGTGGTGGTGCCGCTTAGGTGACTCGAACACCTGACCCCATCATTACGAATGATGTGCTCTACCAGCTGAGCTAAAGCGGCCCACAGCGCGTTCGAGGCAAGGCCCCGGCGCGAGGAGGCGCCTATTTAGCGGCGCGCGGGCCACTTGCCAAGCGTCTACGTGCACCTGTGCCACGGCGCGGCGCCGGACCCTCGCCGGAGGGCTCCGGCAGGGCCGGCGCGTCATAGACGCCGGGGTCGTCAGGGATCGGCATCAGGGGACCGCCGACCTCGGCCGCGCGGACGAAGGGCGTCGATTCCACATAGGCCGACGGCAGCTCGGGCAGATCGTTCATGGTCCGCTCACGCCGCTCATGGCGAGGATGGATCAGCTCACCGGTCTCGGCGTAGCTGACGGCCAGGCGGGCCCAGTCCTCGCGGCCATAGGCGAAGGCGCGGCCTTCCGGATCCAGGTCGGACCAGTCGGGCTCCTGAGGGGCGGCAGTGCCCCGGGCGATCCAGGCGCGGGCCTCGTCGGCCTCGCCATTGGCAAAGGCTACCCGGGCCATCAGGCCGGCGAAACGGGCTGTGGGGGCCTCGTCATCAAGGAGGCGAGCCGCAGCGCGGGCTGCCACCGGATCGCCGCCGACCAGGCCGCTCTCGACCCGCAGGATGCGGCTTTCGCGGGCCTCGGGCTTCAGGGCCGCCAGGGCGGCCAGCCGGGCGGCGCGGGCCTTGGGCGTCTCATTGGTCTTCAGGTCGCGATAGGCCAGCCAGAGGGCCGGGTGCGGCGCGCTCTTCCAGGCGGCCTCGATCAGCTGCCCGGCCTTGGCGGTCTTGCCTTCGGCGGACAGCAGGCGGGAGGCCATGATCACGCCGGGGGCGAAGTCGGGCTTGAGCTTGACGGCCTGGGTGGCGAAGTCGAGGGCCTGGCTGCGCTTGCGGGGCTCTTCGGACCCTTCGAGGCTGGCGGCCGAGGCGGCCAGAAGGGCCGCCCGGGCCCGCTCGGCCACGACCGGCGGCACGATCTTGCGGTCGAGGGCGCTCTGAGCGAGGTCGAGGGCCGCGACCCAGTCGCCGGCCTCGAGCCGGGATTCTAGCAGGGCCCGCCAGGCCCAGCGTGCCGTGCGCGCCAGGCCAAAGGCGGTCTCGGCATGGCGCACGGCGGCCAGGCGGTCACCCTCGGCCAAGGCCGTCTGCATCAGGCCGCGCAGGCCGGCCAGGCGCATTTCGGGAAAGCCGAGCATGGCCGAATAGGCGGACTTGGCGGCGACATGGTCGCCGGCCGTCTCGGCCGCCTGGGCCGCGAGGACCCGAACCAGGGCCGGTGTATCCTCGGCCAGGTCGGCGGCCTTCTGGGCCAGGCGACGGGCCTCGGAGCCGTCGCCCGCCGCCACGGCGAGAAAGCCGCGCGACAGGGCTTCAACGCCCTGCTTACGCTTGTTCTCAGCCCGGGCGAGGGCGGCGCGGCGCGGGGCCTCGATCACCCAGATCAGGCCCCGCCACAGGACCGTGGCCAGCAGGGCGGAGAACAGGGTGAGCAGGGCGGCGGCGGCGGCGGTCATCTCGACCCGCCAGCCCATCCAGTCGAGATGGGCCCGGCCCGGCTCGCCCATCAGGGCCACGGTGGCGACGGCGACGGCCGCGACGAGGAACAGGACAAAGGCGGCGCGGATCATGGGGCAGCCCGCGTCACCTGGGCGAGGCCCGCCAGGGCGTCGGCCCGGATCGCCGCCACGTGGCGATCGACCTCGACCCGGCGCTCGGCCGAGGCCAGCCACGGCGACAGCACCACCCTGGCCGAATCAGGCAGGGGGTCGAGGGCCCGGATCGCGGCCTCGACTTCACCGGCATCGAGCAGGCGCTGGGCCCGGGCCAGCATGGCGTCCGGCGTCGAGCCGCGCGTCGAGCTGACCTGGCGGATCGAGACGATGCCGGACAGGGCGTAGCGAATGCGGGCCAGCAGGTCGGCGTCTTCGCCGGGGTCGCGTGCGGCGGTGGCGGCGCGGCCGGCCAGGGTCTCGAACTCGGCCGCCAGACCGGCCCGGGTCGGGGCCCCGGTCTGGGCCAGGCGGGTCAGGGCGCGCAGGTCGGGTGACATCGGCAGGACCCGGCCCAGGCTGGCCAGGGTCTCGTCGAAGGGGCCCGTGGTCTGGGCGGCCTCGGCCAGGGAGGCTGCGGCCAAGGCTGCTGCGGCAGCGTCGAGCACGCCCTTCTGGCCGGATTCGAGGGCCGCGATTCGGGCTTCCAGACGTTCGACCTCGACGACCGGTGCTGCGGGCACCGGCGCAGCGGCCTCCACCGGCAGGGGCGAGCCGACCGGCAAGCGCGCGGACGGCGGGGTCGGACTGGGCGCGGCCTGGATTTGTCGGTCCACCTGGGTCGCGACCGGGAACCAGCTCGGCCCGAACCGGGTGACCAGAGCTCCGAGAAGGATGCAGGACAGGCAGAGCGCGATCATCGCCCAGAAGCCCGGTCCGAGCAGGGGACGGCGGCGGGCATACAGCGCGGGATCGCTGGGGGTGACGATTTCAGCGGGATCGTGTGCGGCGTTCATGTGCCATTCGTGCCCCACGCCGCATCGCTGCGCAATGTGCAGCTATCGCGCGAGGAGATCGAGCAGGGCGGATTCGCGCGGTCGCGGCGCCAGGGCCACAGAGCCGAGGTGGCCGGACCGGGTCGCTGCCGCCAGCGGCTCGGCCACCGCCGGCGACAGGCACAGGGCCCGCAGGGTCGGGGCCGGATGTTGCTCGAGGATCGCGGCCAGCCCCCTGGCGGCCCGGGGCGACTGCAGCAGAACGGCCTTCAGGTCAGGAAGTCTTGCCAGGGTGGGAGCAGCGGGCAGGCGGTCGATCGCGGCATAGACCGCCAGGGCCCGGGCCTGCAGTCCGGCCCTGGCCAGCAGGGCGGGCAGGTCGGCGGCGGGCTCAAGAGCCCCGACCGCGAGCACGGGCCCGGGCCGCACCTTTTCGATCAGAGCAGCCAGGGCCGCCACGTCGCCGTCGGCACTGGACACCGGGGCAAAGCCCGCAGCCCGGGCGGATGCGGCCGTGGCCTCGCCCACCGCAAAGACCGGCAGGGTCCGGGCGGGGCTCAGTCGGGCAAAGGCCTCGACCCCATTGACGCTGGTAAAGGCCAGGGCCGCGATGCCGTCGAGCGTGACCGCCGGTGCCAGGCTGCGGATCTCCAGCAGGGGGTCGATCAACGGCGCATAGCCCAGGGCCTCGACCCGACCGGCGGTGGCCTCGGCCCCGGGGCGGGCGCGGGTGATCCAGACCGTGCCGCCCGCTGTCATGGCCTAGTCCGGCAGGATCAGGGCGTCACCGCCCTCGGCCCGCACTGCTGCACCCAGCGACAGG of the Caulobacter henricii genome contains:
- a CDS encoding uroporphyrinogen-III synthase: MTAGGTVWITRARPGAEATAGRVEALGYAPLIDPLLEIRSLAPAVTLDGIAALAFTSVNGVEAFARLSPARTLPVFAVGEATAASARAAGFAPVSSADGDVAALAALIEKVRPGPVLAVGALEPAADLPALLARAGLQARALAVYAAIDRLPAAPTLARLPDLKAVLLQSPRAARGLAAILEQHPAPTLRALCLSPAVAEPLAAATRSGHLGSVALAPRPRESALLDLLAR
- a CDS encoding tyrosine-type recombinase/integrase, which produces MALTDTAIRAAKPQAKAYKLADEKGLFLLVSPSGGLLWRMKFRVNGVDDSGQPKRIEKLLSFGAYPEVSLKMARARRDEARGQQADGVDPALKKQQAKQAAKSAAVQTFAVVARDCIEKNRREGLAEATLAKRAWFLKLVSPSLGNRPISEIQPIDVLQAVRPIEAKGKLESARRTLEFIGQVFRFAVANQLVPADPTRDLRGALTAPKPKHLAAILEPKQVGELLRAIDGYRGGMTTQIALSLSPHVFVRPGELRKAEWSEIDLEGAVWRIAAHKMKARQEHAVPLSRQAVALFRAARDLTGHGRYVFPSIRTPADHMSENTVNAALRRLGFSGDEMTAHGFRAMASTLLNESGKWQPDAIERALAHKDRDPIRAAYHRGAHWAERVQMAQWWSDYLDQLRRDGAVVPIRRPAQR
- a CDS encoding COG4223 family protein codes for the protein MNAAHDPAEIVTPSDPALYARRRPLLGPGFWAMIALCLSCILLGALVTRFGPSWFPVATQVDRQIQAAPSPTPPSARLPVGSPLPVEAAAPVPAAPVVEVERLEARIAALESGQKGVLDAAAAALAAASLAEAAQTTGPFDETLASLGRVLPMSPDLRALTRLAQTGAPTRAGLAAEFETLAGRAATAARDPGEDADLLARIRYALSGIVSIRQVSSTRGSTPDAMLARAQRLLDAGEVEAAIRALDPLPDSARVVLSPWLASAERRVEVDRHVAAIRADALAGLAQVTRAAP
- a CDS encoding heme biosynthesis protein HemY, with the translated sequence MIRAAFVLFLVAAVAVATVALMGEPGRAHLDWMGWRVEMTAAAAALLTLFSALLATVLWRGLIWVIEAPRRAALARAENKRKQGVEALSRGFLAVAAGDGSEARRLAQKAADLAEDTPALVRVLAAQAAETAGDHVAAKSAYSAMLGFPEMRLAGLRGLMQTALAEGDRLAAVRHAETAFGLARTARWAWRALLESRLEAGDWVAALDLAQSALDRKIVPPVVAERARAALLAASAASLEGSEEPRKRSQALDFATQAVKLKPDFAPGVIMASRLLSAEGKTAKAGQLIEAAWKSAPHPALWLAYRDLKTNETPKARAARLAALAALKPEARESRILRVESGLVGGDPVAARAAARLLDDEAPTARFAGLMARVAFANGEADEARAWIARGTAAPQEPDWSDLDPEGRAFAYGREDWARLAVSYAETGELIHPRHERRERTMNDLPELPSAYVESTPFVRAAEVGGPLMPIPDDPGVYDAPALPEPSGEGPAPRRGTGARRRLASGPRAAK